A stretch of the Martelella sp. NC20 genome encodes the following:
- a CDS encoding ABC transporter substrate-binding protein, with product MTSHLSARHLASVLAAGISTLALVSGALASEMTVVPPQPDFPAQSRITYVPRNAIEEFRSLPAYSEPQWVTEQFVEAGKLPPVEERLPKEPLVFKTGNMPDGIGVYGGTLRHVVGGRPEGWNYQAGQAQGWGGIDIAMYECLTRTAQLYQVEASDMEPLPNLAKSWEWSEDGHTLTMHLIEGAKWSDGVPFTSEDVIFMWEDNIVDPNVSPLNGASRETFGSDTTLKAVDDYTVEWTFAEAFPRQYLFNMAYGDFCPGPSHILKTKHPKYADTTYDEYRNGFPPEMLNWPVMGAWAPVEYRPEDIIVLRRNPYYWKVDEDGHQLPYIDELQYKLSTWADRDIQTIAGSADLSNLEQPENFVVALRRAAEADAPARLAFGPRLIGYNMRMNLSGNGWGEPDEREEAVRELNRNPDFRRAVTMAIDRQALGDSLVRGPFTAIYPGGLNSGTSFYDRESTYYYPYDPEGAKELLASIDLEDTDGNGFVNWPEGTLGGQDVDIVVSLSSNYTTDLSLAEGVIGQLQQVGLRVVQNAIENNQFDNQRRAGKFDWMVLRNPPALASVMQGTTGLAPVGPRTSEHHRAGPDGTLDLMPYEEQMVDIIDQFIATDDNAERAELMKQYQTVVTQNVDMVGLTEYPGALIVNKRFDNVAPGAPIFMFNWAEDAIIRERMFVPADMQQDYQLFPKTLPGEPGADGPVSG from the coding sequence ATGACATCTCACCTTTCTGCCCGGCATCTGGCCAGTGTCCTGGCTGCCGGGATATCAACCCTTGCACTCGTCTCCGGGGCGCTCGCTTCGGAAATGACGGTCGTGCCGCCGCAGCCGGATTTCCCGGCACAGTCCAGGATCACCTATGTGCCGCGCAACGCGATCGAGGAATTCCGATCGCTGCCGGCTTACTCCGAACCGCAATGGGTGACCGAGCAATTTGTCGAGGCCGGCAAGCTGCCGCCCGTCGAGGAACGGCTGCCGAAGGAGCCACTGGTCTTCAAGACCGGAAACATGCCGGACGGCATCGGCGTTTATGGCGGCACGCTGCGCCATGTGGTCGGCGGCCGTCCGGAAGGCTGGAACTATCAGGCCGGCCAGGCACAGGGCTGGGGCGGCATCGATATCGCCATGTATGAGTGCCTGACCCGCACCGCGCAGCTTTATCAGGTCGAGGCCAGCGACATGGAGCCGCTGCCGAACCTTGCCAAGAGCTGGGAATGGTCGGAGGACGGGCATACGCTCACCATGCACCTGATCGAGGGCGCGAAATGGTCCGATGGCGTGCCGTTCACCTCCGAAGACGTGATCTTCATGTGGGAAGACAATATCGTCGACCCCAATGTGTCGCCGCTCAATGGCGCCTCACGCGAAACCTTCGGCTCCGACACGACGCTGAAGGCCGTGGACGACTACACGGTCGAATGGACCTTTGCGGAAGCCTTCCCGCGCCAGTATCTGTTCAACATGGCCTATGGCGATTTCTGCCCCGGCCCGTCGCATATCCTGAAGACCAAACACCCGAAATATGCCGATACGACCTATGACGAGTATCGCAACGGCTTTCCGCCGGAAATGCTGAACTGGCCGGTCATGGGCGCCTGGGCTCCGGTCGAATATCGACCCGAGGATATCATCGTTCTGCGCCGCAACCCCTATTACTGGAAGGTCGATGAGGACGGTCATCAATTGCCCTACATCGATGAATTACAGTACAAGCTTTCGACCTGGGCCGACCGCGACATCCAGACGATTGCGGGCTCTGCCGACCTTTCCAATCTCGAACAGCCGGAAAACTTCGTCGTGGCGCTGCGCCGCGCCGCCGAGGCGGATGCGCCGGCAAGGCTGGCCTTCGGTCCGCGCCTCATCGGCTACAATATGCGCATGAACCTTTCCGGCAATGGCTGGGGCGAGCCGGACGAACGCGAAGAGGCCGTGCGCGAGCTCAACCGCAACCCGGACTTCCGCAGAGCCGTGACGATGGCGATCGACCGTCAGGCGCTTGGCGATTCGCTGGTCCGCGGTCCCTTCACCGCCATCTATCCCGGCGGTCTGAATTCCGGCACAAGCTTCTATGACCGGGAATCGACCTATTACTACCCCTATGATCCCGAAGGGGCGAAGGAACTGCTTGCCTCGATCGACCTTGAAGACACGGACGGCAATGGCTTCGTCAACTGGCCGGAAGGCACGCTTGGCGGGCAGGATGTCGATATCGTGGTCTCGCTGAGTTCCAACTACACCACGGATCTCAGCCTCGCCGAAGGCGTGATAGGGCAATTGCAGCAGGTGGGCCTCAGGGTCGTGCAGAATGCTATCGAAAACAATCAGTTCGACAACCAGCGGCGGGCCGGCAAGTTCGACTGGATGGTCCTGCGCAATCCACCGGCTCTGGCATCCGTGATGCAGGGCACAACCGGCCTTGCGCCCGTAGGACCGCGCACCAGCGAGCATCACCGCGCCGGCCCCGATGGCACGCTCGACCTGATGCCCTATGAAGAACAGATGGTCGATATCATCGACCAGTTCATCGCCACCGACGATAATGCCGAGCGGGCCGAGCTGATGAAGCAGTATCAGACCGTCGTGACGCAGAATGTCGATATGGTCGGGCTGACGGAATATCCAGGCGCACTGATCGTCAACAAACGGTTCGACAATGTCGCCCCCGGCGCGCCGATCTTCATGTTCAACTGGGCGGAAGACGCCATTATCCGCGAGCGCATGTTCGTTCCGGCGGACATGCAGCAGGACTATCAGCTGTTCCCGAAAACCCTGCCGGGTGAACCGGGTGCGGACGGCCCGGTCAGCGGCTGA
- the melA gene encoding alpha-glucosidase/alpha-galactosidase — protein sequence MSAFKIAIIGAGSVGFTKTLFRDILCVPEFADIEVALTDISEKNLTMVKTILEKIVEANGLPTKISATTDRRKAIEGARYVISCVRVGGLEAYADDIRIPLKYGVDQCVGDTICAGGILYGQRNIPVILDFCKDIREVAEPGARFLNYANPMAMNTWAANEYGKVDTIGLCHGVQHGAEQIAEVLGIKQGELDYICSGINHQTWFTDLRVNGRRIEKDELIAAFEAHPVISKQEKVRIDVLKRFGVYSTESNGHLSEYLPWYRKRPEEITRWIDMSDWIHGETGGYLRYTAENRNWFETEYDGFLEDAAKPIDPKKRSSEHASYILEGLETGRIYRGHFNRKNNGVITNLPDDCIIESPGFVDRFGLNMVAGITLPEACAATCMASINVQRMSVHAAVTGDLDLLKLAVLHDPLVGAVCTPEEVWQMVDEMVVAQAAWLPQYAHAIDGAKERLSKATVKTREWEGAARRHIRSVDEMRAEKEAERAAANA from the coding sequence ATGAGCGCTTTCAAAATAGCCATTATCGGCGCGGGCAGCGTCGGTTTCACCAAGACGCTGTTCAGGGATATCCTGTGCGTTCCGGAGTTTGCGGATATCGAAGTGGCGCTGACGGATATCAGCGAAAAAAATCTGACGATGGTGAAAACCATCCTCGAGAAGATCGTCGAGGCCAACGGCCTGCCGACAAAAATCTCCGCGACCACGGACCGCCGCAAGGCGATCGAGGGTGCGCGCTATGTGATTTCCTGCGTGCGCGTCGGCGGGCTTGAAGCCTATGCCGACGATATCCGAATTCCGCTGAAATACGGCGTCGATCAGTGCGTCGGCGACACGATCTGCGCCGGGGGCATTCTCTATGGCCAGCGCAACATTCCGGTCATTCTGGATTTCTGCAAGGATATCCGCGAAGTGGCCGAGCCCGGCGCCCGCTTCCTCAACTATGCCAATCCCATGGCGATGAACACCTGGGCGGCCAATGAATACGGCAAGGTCGATACGATCGGCCTGTGCCATGGCGTCCAGCACGGCGCGGAACAGATTGCGGAAGTGCTCGGCATAAAGCAGGGCGAACTCGATTATATCTGCTCCGGCATCAACCATCAGACCTGGTTCACCGATCTGCGCGTCAACGGCCGCAGAATCGAAAAGGACGAGTTGATCGCCGCCTTCGAGGCGCATCCGGTGATCTCGAAGCAGGAAAAGGTCCGCATCGATGTGCTGAAACGCTTCGGCGTCTATTCGACCGAGAGCAACGGCCACCTGTCCGAATACCTGCCCTGGTATCGCAAGCGCCCGGAGGAAATTACCCGCTGGATCGACATGTCCGACTGGATCCATGGAGAGACCGGCGGCTATCTGCGCTACACGGCGGAAAACCGCAACTGGTTCGAAACCGAATATGACGGATTCCTTGAAGATGCGGCAAAACCCATCGACCCGAAGAAGCGCTCGAGCGAACATGCCAGCTATATTCTCGAAGGGTTGGAGACCGGCCGGATCTATCGCGGCCATTTCAACCGCAAGAACAACGGCGTGATCACCAATCTGCCGGATGACTGCATCATTGAATCGCCCGGCTTCGTCGATCGTTTCGGCCTCAACATGGTGGCCGGCATCACCCTGCCGGAGGCGTGCGCGGCAACCTGCATGGCATCGATCAACGTTCAGCGCATGTCCGTTCATGCGGCCGTGACCGGCGACCTCGATCTGCTGAAACTTGCCGTCCTGCATGATCCGCTGGTCGGCGCCGTCTGCACGCCGGAGGAGGTCTGGCAGATGGTGGACGAGATGGTCGTCGCCCAGGCCGCATGGCTGCCGCAATATGCGCATGCCATCGACGGCGCGAAAGAGCGGCTTTCCAAGGCGACAGTCAAGACCCGCGAATGGGAAGGGGCTGCCCGCCGCCACATTCGCTCGGTTGATGAAATGCGCGCGGAAAAAGAAGCCGAGCGCGCGGCGGCCAACGCCTGA
- a CDS encoding AraC family transcriptional regulator: protein MGNFVLQELRAKAPIGRLISLPRGHQDLHAMPVSAGYEIRTRPDYQWDGRRRGQSPFSVIQYTVAGAGNLRFENQTYRIRPGETMLTLIPHNHRYWLEADGMWEFFWISLNGEEAMRIQRAVLATAGPVLKLKEETVNQLADCLGRLLSSETDTPARASAVAYEVTMLLYDDVFGVHTMPPVESRAMQRVTHYIDANLEKPLPVDRLAEISGFSRSHFSRLFAQSEGMPPAEYVLLRRLKQSTRLLASGDHTVKEVAGMSGFTDPNYYAKVFRRYFRVSPTEFRRIGLAASIMTMNKETTAPVLQKEPVEYPEVDACKT, encoded by the coding sequence ATGGGTAATTTTGTGCTGCAGGAATTGCGGGCAAAAGCGCCGATCGGGCGACTGATTTCCCTGCCGCGCGGCCATCAGGACCTGCATGCCATGCCCGTCAGTGCCGGCTACGAGATTCGCACCCGACCGGACTATCAGTGGGACGGAAGAAGACGGGGCCAAAGTCCGTTTTCAGTGATCCAGTACACCGTTGCCGGCGCGGGAAATCTGCGTTTTGAAAACCAGACCTATCGTATCCGGCCGGGTGAAACCATGCTCACCCTGATCCCGCACAACCACCGCTACTGGCTGGAAGCCGACGGCATGTGGGAGTTCTTCTGGATCTCGCTCAACGGCGAGGAGGCCATGCGCATTCAAAGGGCCGTTCTGGCGACCGCCGGCCCTGTGCTGAAACTCAAGGAGGAGACCGTTAATCAGCTCGCCGATTGTCTGGGGCGCCTGCTTTCGTCGGAAACCGACACCCCGGCCCGGGCCTCTGCCGTCGCCTATGAGGTGACCATGCTGCTTTATGACGACGTTTTCGGCGTTCACACCATGCCGCCGGTCGAAAGCCGGGCGATGCAGCGGGTCACGCACTATATCGATGCCAATCTGGAAAAGCCGCTGCCCGTCGACAGGCTGGCGGAAATCTCGGGCTTCAGCCGCTCGCATTTCTCACGGCTGTTTGCCCAGTCAGAGGGCATGCCGCCTGCAGAATATGTGCTCCTGCGCCGCTTGAAACAATCGACCCGGCTTCTGGCAAGCGGCGATCACACCGTCAAGGAGGTAGCCGGCATGTCCGGTTTTACCGACCCGAACTATTACGCGAAGGTGTTCCGCCGCTACTTCCGCGTCAGCCCCACGGAATTCAGGAGGATTGGCCTTGCCGCCAGCATCATGACAATGAACAAGGAAACCACTGCACCCGTACTGCAAAAGGAGCCGGTCGAGTATCCGGAAGTCGATGCATGTAAAACCTAA
- a CDS encoding ISKra4 family transposase, which translates to MDVEIKVTITAPDGTTHTDTIGKLTKGFETIGEIGLSIDESKTLLLNIQQKIVGAQCAASCAERASCQCCGLKLRCKARRQIRYRTVFGDVGVNSPRFYQCFCQDMSARTFSPLTELLPDHVAPELLWLETKWASLMSFGVTTDLLKDVLPINRKLSSDSIRRHLGRIATRMETDLADERFSFISTNAHQRAQLSNPEGPITVGIDGGYVRSRDVDQSHFEVTVGKSISTDRPSRYLGLVQSHDDKPKRRLHEVLKDQGWQENQMVTFMTDGGDTVIKMARHMAPASEHILDWFHITMRITVMQQYVKGLAHSNPEEAEAISRLLRQIKGFLWHGNLHDGRTIIGDLVIDLDEIETDYPSFKALRKSAAEFETYIANNANMIPNYAERRRYGERVSTGFVESTVNTVVGKRFNKRQQMRWSRRGAHLMLQTRTRTLDGTLRAKFEHWYSGMESSTENRMAA; encoded by the coding sequence ATGGATGTTGAAATCAAAGTCACAATCACCGCCCCGGACGGCACGACCCACACCGACACGATAGGTAAGCTCACCAAAGGGTTTGAAACAATCGGCGAAATCGGACTGAGTATTGACGAAAGCAAGACGCTCCTGCTGAATATCCAGCAAAAGATCGTGGGCGCGCAGTGTGCAGCCTCTTGCGCCGAGCGCGCATCCTGCCAGTGCTGCGGTCTAAAACTGAGATGCAAGGCGCGCCGACAAATCAGATATCGTACGGTTTTCGGTGATGTCGGTGTCAACAGTCCTCGCTTCTACCAGTGCTTTTGCCAGGACATGTCGGCCAGGACTTTCAGTCCCTTGACCGAGCTTCTGCCCGACCACGTTGCCCCAGAGCTGCTCTGGCTGGAAACGAAATGGGCATCGTTAATGTCTTTCGGGGTCACCACAGACCTTCTGAAGGATGTCTTGCCCATCAATAGGAAACTCAGTTCGGACAGTATCCGCCGACATTTGGGGCGTATAGCAACTCGCATGGAAACAGATCTGGCTGACGAGCGCTTCAGCTTCATTAGCACCAACGCTCATCAACGGGCACAACTTTCCAATCCGGAAGGACCGATTACGGTCGGAATTGATGGCGGCTATGTTCGATCCCGTGATGTCGACCAGTCGCATTTTGAAGTGACGGTGGGCAAGTCGATCTCGACAGATCGGCCCAGTCGCTACTTGGGTCTCGTCCAAAGCCATGACGACAAACCGAAACGGCGGCTGCATGAAGTGCTGAAAGACCAAGGTTGGCAGGAAAACCAGATGGTAACATTCATGACCGATGGCGGCGACACAGTCATCAAGATGGCCCGCCATATGGCGCCTGCGTCGGAACACATCCTCGACTGGTTTCATATCACCATGCGCATCACGGTAATGCAGCAATATGTGAAGGGGCTGGCTCATAGCAATCCAGAAGAAGCTGAGGCTATCTCCCGCCTGCTCCGCCAAATCAAAGGCTTCCTTTGGCATGGCAATCTACATGACGGCCGGACAATAATCGGAGATCTGGTCATTGATCTGGATGAGATCGAAACCGACTACCCGAGCTTCAAGGCCTTGCGCAAATCCGCTGCCGAATTCGAAACCTACATTGCGAACAACGCCAACATGATCCCGAACTATGCGGAACGGCGGCGCTATGGTGAACGTGTCTCAACCGGTTTCGTCGAAAGCACCGTGAACACTGTTGTTGGCAAGCGCTTCAACAAACGCCAGCAGATGCGTTGGTCCAGACGGGGCGCTCATCTCATGTTGCAAACTCGTACCCGAACGCTCGATGGAACGCTGCGTGCGAAATTTGAGCACTGGTATTCAGGAATGGAATCAAGCACAGAAAACAGAATGGCAGCCTAA
- a CDS encoding plasmid pRiA4b ORF-3 family protein, with protein sequence MSPAPQIYQIKVRLLGISPMVWRRVLIPASTTLHELHGILQVAMGWEGIHLFLFNVHAVSYGSFDLHVSRPDIALQTFELRERERFSYVYDMGDHWEHEIRIEKISTLTAGKSYPSCTGGSGACPPEDCGGPHGYLERRDEADCYDAWRDMDIMADFLEDIAVASTPDRAVSDFLSDDVEAAMERMVARAPFIEGTSSRGQVNKRFRAGNHRQLMHQQMW encoded by the coding sequence ATGTCACCCGCGCCGCAAATCTATCAAATAAAAGTTCGTCTTCTCGGTATCAGCCCGATGGTTTGGCGGCGCGTTTTGATTCCGGCATCGACAACCCTGCACGAGTTGCACGGCATTCTTCAGGTGGCTATGGGCTGGGAGGGCATCCATTTGTTTCTCTTCAATGTCCACGCGGTCAGCTACGGTTCATTTGATCTTCATGTTTCCAGACCGGATATCGCTCTACAGACATTCGAACTGCGAGAGCGTGAAAGATTTTCATATGTGTATGATATGGGCGACCATTGGGAACACGAAATACGCATTGAGAAGATAAGTACACTGACTGCAGGTAAATCCTACCCAAGTTGCACTGGTGGATCTGGGGCTTGCCCGCCGGAGGATTGTGGCGGGCCGCATGGCTACCTGGAACGACGGGATGAGGCTGATTGCTATGATGCCTGGAGAGACATGGACATCATGGCTGATTTTCTCGAAGATATCGCAGTCGCGAGTACGCCTGATCGCGCGGTATCTGACTTCCTGTCTGATGATGTCGAAGCCGCAATGGAGCGAATGGTTGCGCGCGCACCTTTCATTGAGGGAACATCTTCACGGGGACAGGTGAATAAGCGCTTCCGCGCCGGCAACCACCGACAATTAATGCATCAGCAGATGTGGTGA
- a CDS encoding mandelate racemase/muconate lactonizing enzyme family protein: MKITEVHGSGYRLPLKQPFTSSRVTMTHRELVLVEVAASDGSSGTGWCTTAGVGAAAAEALITGYLAPMLIGMDPRNTEQVWQRLWMECHAAGPGGITTLSLSAIDIAMWDLKAKAAGEPLHRLLGGARSAVEVYASAINLHLSLDELLEQTRRQLGEGYRAFKLKVGRPGLHEDRERVMAVRDLIGMDCQLMLDANQKWSPGEAIQRSRLLIDAAPLFLEEPLLSDTIDGHAALRAATGMPIAAGEQLCNRFEFWNYIRAGALDFLQPDVWKVGGITEFVKIAALGAAAGIPVSPHGAAELSVHLAAALPNAMHVENIFGLNLFDFGATSAPLPISGGKHQLSDAPGHGVRFEKDALRTHKFIPGSTIDRKPLYHFSG, translated from the coding sequence ATGAAGATTACCGAAGTCCACGGCAGCGGCTACCGGCTGCCGCTGAAGCAGCCGTTTACCTCCAGCCGTGTGACCATGACCCATCGCGAACTGGTTCTGGTCGAGGTGGCCGCGTCGGACGGCAGCAGCGGGACCGGCTGGTGCACGACGGCAGGCGTGGGCGCGGCCGCCGCCGAAGCGCTGATCACCGGCTATCTCGCCCCGATGCTGATCGGGATGGACCCGCGCAACACCGAGCAGGTCTGGCAGCGGTTGTGGATGGAATGCCATGCCGCCGGGCCGGGCGGCATCACCACGCTTTCGCTTTCGGCGATCGACATCGCCATGTGGGACCTGAAGGCGAAGGCGGCCGGCGAGCCGCTCCATCGGTTGCTGGGCGGTGCCCGAAGCGCGGTCGAGGTCTATGCCAGCGCCATCAACCTCCACCTTTCGTTGGATGAACTTCTGGAGCAGACGCGCAGGCAGCTTGGCGAAGGCTACAGGGCGTTCAAGCTCAAGGTCGGAAGGCCGGGGCTGCATGAGGACCGGGAGCGCGTCATGGCGGTTCGCGATCTCATCGGCATGGACTGCCAGCTCATGCTCGATGCCAACCAGAAGTGGTCGCCCGGCGAGGCGATCCAGCGTTCACGCCTGCTCATCGATGCCGCGCCGCTGTTTCTGGAAGAGCCGCTACTCTCCGATACGATCGATGGCCATGCCGCCTTGCGGGCGGCAACCGGCATGCCGATCGCGGCGGGCGAGCAGCTTTGCAACCGTTTCGAATTCTGGAACTATATCCGCGCCGGCGCGCTGGATTTCCTGCAACCCGATGTCTGGAAGGTCGGCGGCATCACCGAATTCGTGAAGATCGCGGCGCTCGGCGCGGCGGCGGGCATTCCGGTCTCCCCTCACGGGGCTGCGGAGCTTTCGGTCCATCTCGCGGCAGCGCTCCCGAACGCAATGCATGTGGAGAATATCTTCGGTCTCAACCTGTTCGATTTCGGCGCGACATCCGCACCGCTACCGATCAGCGGGGGGAAACACCAGCTCTCCGATGCGCCGGGTCACGGCGTCCGGTTCGAAAAGGATGCGCTTCGCACCCACAAGTTCATTCCCGGAAGCACCATCGACAGAAAGCCGCTCTACCATTTTTCCGGCTAG
- a CDS encoding tripartite tricarboxylate transporter TctB family protein: MQKTKLNADLISGLLFIAFGLWFCVSSVFSLNLGNAFRMGPGFFPAALGGLLALLGLVIVVNGLRSDEAPLTLANVPWRAVVLLPVALILFGAAMKPLGLAIALLLLCFCSAMAIKEMTLPKAVALSVAVTLLCIGIFSVALGLNLPVLGNWLR, translated from the coding sequence ATGCAGAAAACAAAACTCAACGCCGATCTGATTTCCGGATTGCTTTTCATAGCGTTCGGACTGTGGTTCTGCGTTTCATCGGTCTTCAGCCTCAATCTCGGCAATGCGTTCCGGATGGGGCCCGGGTTCTTTCCGGCAGCCCTTGGCGGCCTTCTCGCGCTGCTCGGCCTTGTCATCGTCGTCAACGGCCTGCGATCGGATGAAGCGCCGTTGACGCTCGCCAATGTCCCGTGGCGGGCGGTCGTGCTGCTGCCGGTGGCGCTCATCCTGTTCGGCGCGGCCATGAAACCGCTCGGGCTTGCCATTGCGCTTCTTCTGCTGTGTTTCTGCTCGGCCATGGCGATCAAGGAGATGACGCTGCCGAAGGCCGTGGCGTTGTCGGTCGCGGTCACGCTGCTTTGCATCGGTATTTTTTCCGTGGCGCTCGGTCTCAACCTGCCTGTTCTCGGCAACTGGCTGCGATAG
- a CDS encoding tripartite tricarboxylate transporter permease translates to MDFINNLALGFSVAFAVNNLFFCFVGVLGGTLVGVLPGVGPLATIAILLPVTFSMGPDSALIMLAGIYYGAQYGGSTTAILLNLPGEASSAVTTLDGYQMARKGRAGPALATAALSSLFAGTIATLVIALFAAPLTHVAMAFRPPSYFSMMVLGLIASVVLAHGSVLKAIAMVLLGLLLGIIGTDIYTGTTRLNMGMLELADGVDIVALAIGLFGIAEILRNLETTEVREVLNEKVKGLWLSRADFKRIFMPSVRGTAIGSALGILPGGGAMLSSFAAYIVEKKVSKNRAEFGHGAIEGVAAPEAANNAGSQTAFIPMLTLGLPSNAVMALMIGAMIIQGIQPGPDIIVKQPGMFWGLIVSMWIGNFMLVLLNLPLIGLWVKFLSVPYSVLVVAVMAFSAVGIYSASGTLFSMYELGFFALLGYLLMRLGCEPAPLTLGFILGPMMEEQLRRSMLMSRGDPTVFLTEPISLAFLVAAAIVLALLALPSIARKREEAFSESED, encoded by the coding sequence GTGGATTTCATCAACAATCTCGCGCTCGGCTTCTCGGTCGCCTTTGCCGTCAATAACCTGTTCTTCTGCTTTGTCGGCGTCCTGGGCGGCACGCTGGTCGGGGTCCTGCCAGGTGTCGGACCGCTGGCGACGATCGCCATCCTGCTGCCGGTCACGTTTTCCATGGGGCCGGATTCGGCGCTGATCATGCTCGCCGGCATCTATTACGGCGCCCAGTATGGCGGCTCGACGACGGCGATCCTGCTCAACCTGCCCGGCGAGGCGTCGTCGGCCGTCACCACGCTGGATGGCTACCAGATGGCGCGCAAGGGCCGGGCGGGGCCGGCGCTTGCGACCGCGGCGCTATCCTCGCTTTTTGCCGGAACGATCGCGACGCTGGTGATCGCGCTGTTTGCGGCCCCGCTCACCCATGTGGCGATGGCGTTCCGGCCGCCATCCTACTTCTCGATGATGGTGCTTGGCCTGATCGCATCCGTCGTGCTCGCCCACGGCTCGGTGCTGAAAGCCATAGCCATGGTGCTGCTCGGGCTGCTGCTCGGCATTATCGGCACGGATATCTACACCGGTACGACCCGGCTGAACATGGGCATGCTGGAGCTTGCAGACGGCGTCGATATCGTCGCGCTGGCCATCGGGCTTTTCGGTATCGCCGAGATCCTGCGCAATCTGGAAACGACCGAAGTCCGCGAGGTCCTGAACGAGAAGGTCAAGGGGCTTTGGCTGTCGCGCGCCGATTTCAAGCGCATCTTCATGCCTTCGGTGCGCGGAACCGCGATCGGCTCCGCGCTCGGCATATTGCCGGGTGGGGGCGCTATGCTGTCCTCGTTCGCCGCCTATATCGTGGAAAAGAAGGTGTCGAAGAACCGCGCCGAATTCGGCCACGGCGCGATCGAGGGCGTTGCCGCGCCCGAAGCGGCTAACAATGCCGGCTCGCAGACCGCCTTCATTCCGATGCTCACCCTCGGCCTGCCGTCCAACGCCGTGATGGCGCTGATGATCGGGGCGATGATCATTCAGGGCATCCAGCCGGGACCCGACATCATCGTCAAGCAGCCGGGCATGTTCTGGGGCCTGATCGTGTCGATGTGGATCGGCAACTTCATGCTGGTGCTGCTGAACCTGCCGCTGATCGGGTTGTGGGTGAAGTTCCTGTCGGTGCCCTATTCGGTTCTGGTGGTGGCGGTGATGGCGTTCAGCGCGGTCGGCATCTACTCGGCCTCCGGCACGCTTTTCTCGATGTACGAACTCGGTTTCTTCGCCTTGCTCGGATACCTGCTGATGCGGCTCGGCTGCGAACCGGCGCCGCTGACGCTCGGCTTCATCCTCGGCCCGATGATGGAGGAGCAATTGCGGCGCAGCATGCTGATGTCGCGCGGCGATCCGACCGTTTTCCTGACCGAACCGATCAGCCTGGCATTTCTGGTTGCCGCCGCCATCGTGCTCGCGCTGCTCGCGCTGCCGTCGATCGCCCGCAAGCGCGAAGAAGCCTTCAGTGAAAGCGAGGACTAG